GACATGTGTTTTTTGGACCTCAAGGTACCTTAAATGATATCAATGTTCTTGATCGCTCACCTGTTTTTGATGACATAATAAAAGGTCTAGCTCCGCAAATCACTTTCTTTGTCAATGGAAGAGAGTATCATTTGGCTTACTATCTCACCGACGGTATTTATCCAAAATTGGCAACTTTTATCCAATCTATTCTAATACCACAAGGACCGAAAGCGATTTTATTTGCTCAGCAAAAAGAAACTGTCCGAAAAGATGTCGAGCGTGCTTTTGGAGTCTTGCAACCTCGTTTTGCCATTGTTAAAAACCCAACACGTTTTTGTGATAAAGCCAAAATTGGGAAGATTATGAGAGCATGTATCATACTCCATAATATGAAAGTAGAAGACGAACAAAATGGATATACTCAATTTGATGTTTCAGAGTTCCAACATAGAGAAGACACCGGAAGTTCACATGTCGATCTCAGTTTTTCTACAGATATGCCTACAAATATCGCCAATATGATGGGTGTTCGAACTAGAATTCGTGATAGACAAATGCATCAACAACTGAAAGATGATTTGGTTGAACATATGTGGCGTAAATTTGGACGTGATGGAGACAACTTCTGAGCTCAGTTTTTTTTTCCAATTAATTCTCAATTATTGTACTCATCTTTGTTTTTATGTTTTTTTCTTAAATCTATGTTTTAAATGTTATCTTTTAATATGTTTTATTTAATAAATAAATTTCTCTTTAATTAAAAAATGTTTAATATTTTTTTAATTAAGAACCTCTAAATAAGAGACTACCATTGGAGGTTCAAAATCATGGTGTTTCTTAAGTAAGGTTCTTAATTACTTTTAATTACTAAATTTAATTATTAAGATACCCAAATGGGTATTTGGGTTAAACATGCTTATTGCATGTTTATTGCATGTCACTTAGATTGGAGTTTTTAGCGTAATATAAGCTACCGTCTCTTAGCTTTTAACTAAAAAAGCTAAGAGACATCTCTTATATCTCTTATTTAAGAGACGTCTCTTAGCTTTTTTTAGTTAAAAGCTAAGAGAGCATATCTTATATTATGCTAAAAGATCCAACTTAAGAAACCTACAATAAACATGCTCTAAGCTATCTTAGTCTCGAGTATAACTATCTCATAGAAGAAACACAATTAAAACAAAATAAATGAATGTGTATCTCACATTAATATCAAAACCGAAAAATTACATGTATGTTTAAAAATAATAATATTAACTGAATTAACTGGGTTAATTTTGATTAAAGCTTTTTAATACCCAAATAAACTAAACCAAACTAAATTTAAACCGATTTTAAATTTAAACCGAACTAAACCCTAATCTAAAGAAATACTAAGTAGATGTCCATTTATTTACTTTGTAAATTATATTAACCATTTAATCTGGAAGCTTATGTTTATAGGCTTATTCTAATGAATACACTAGTCCATTTATTTACTTATAAATTATTTTACTAATATGATCTATTAATATGCTAATTGAGCTTCAGTACATTAGACTATATATATATACCAAAATGGTATAATAGTGAAATTATATGAAAAATAAAATAAGAGCTTCACCATTATAACAAATAATATATTCTATATATGGGTTCCTATATATTATTTTTAATTTATATTCCAAATTCTTACAATGTATAAATACATTCATATAAAAAATCAATTAAAGAAATTTAATATAGAACACTTAAAATTAAGATGTATAAACAATAAAAATGTTATGTGTAAACATATCATATAAAACATATATATAATATAGTAAATGTTATATATCAATAACATTAAAAATATATACTACTCATTTTTTTGAAAAAGAATTGACAGCCTCGCAGACGCACGGGTCAAAAGTTAGTATTTACTAAACTCAAATACAAAAGAAAATATAGTTTGTTTTCAAATCACAGCTGTAAGCGAATAGAGTGCTTTGAAATCACGTATAGTGAAGACATCCCCTTTTATTATTTGGGGAGCACTCTTCTTAATAAACATTAGATTCATGTGTGATTAACACAATTGCTATTGCTTAGGTGTCATTATAAGAGTCTTTCTCACATTTCTCTTTTAAAAAGACCTCCATTCCCTAGACAAATTACATGTAATGCCATTACACATTAAAACTAGATAGTAATTATACTATATGTTTTTTTTTCTTATATGCGTTTGCAGTTTTTTTCATTTGTATGCATATTCATACAGGAATAGCATTATAACATTTTTTAATATCCTAGACGTAGCTACATTTCTCAGATGTGCACGAAGATAATGTTATCAAAGCCTCGACTTATTCTCATTTTCTCATATGTGTATATGCAAACACAAAGCAGTTTTTTTCCTTTGTAGGCATATTCATATAAGAAAAGCATTATAACATTTTTTTAATATCCTAGACGTAACATATATATATATATATAATAAACATTTATAATCATATTAAATATGACAAAACTTATATGATGCAAGTAAATAAATGGGGAATCAACCCTAGAATCTAAATAAATGGGGGATTTTATGTCGTCTTTGAATATCGTCAGCCAATAATATTGGTTTCCCATATTTACTTAATTCCTTTTGCTAATTTTACATTTGACCGTATTTTATGCAATAGACAAAATATAGGAAACTAATATACGCGCATCGACATAACGCAATCCGGTTTCGATTAATATAGGAAAGTTACTAATAATTTATACAAAATTTTGATGACCAATTAAAAGTTATACACGAAATTTTAGTGATTTTTTTGCCATGAATCTCACGATGGAATATATTTGATTGACTCAATTCTTGTGGCGTAAACCCATCAGTTATGACTATATATATCATACTGCACTTTAATCTACGGTATCACAACCTACAAGTTTCAAAACTAGCAAAGAAAATGAGTGCCATGAATTTCATTTCTAACTTGAAGCCAGAGAAGGCTATGTGGAAAATTAAGATGAAAGTCATAAGACTTTGGAAGCAGTACTAGGCTGCCGGTGGAGAGACCATTGAAATGGTTTTGGTAGATTCAAAAGTTAAGTTCTTGATAGTTTATATATTGTTTAAAGCTTAGACATATTTCAGCTGATGCTTTCGTTTGTTTTCTTTTTGAAGGGAGATAAAATCTATACATCGATTAAAAAAGGATTTGGTTTCACAGTTTGATATTTTACTGAGACAAGGAACTTCTATGCTTCTGTTTAACTATTCCTTGACACCCTTTTGTGGTTCAATCGGAGAACCAACCATCCTTATAAGATTGGATTTCTTCCTAACACCCGTGTTCGAATATGTGAAGATCTCTCGGATCATCTCTGGGTTCCAGGGAAGAGTTCTGAAGACACTAATTGGTGCAGTTGTGGTTTTTCGGGTTTTTGTTTTTTGAATTGTTTCCTTCTAATTTGTTCCTTTTATATTTTATTATTACATTGCTTATGTTTCGTTTTATCTTATATTCAGAATTTATATTATGAAAGCAATAATTTTATTGTCTATGTTTCGTTTTATCTTAAATTCATAACTTATTTTATAAGTCTTTGTTTACGCTTATAGATTTGTTTACACAAACTATAATTCAATTACACCTAACCAATAACACAATTTTTTTAAAAAAATTGAAGCGTACCATATATAAACATGCATAATTTCGTGACATCTTTCATTATACAACATGTATTATTTGTGACTACAACTTTTACTTTTTCAATATCTATAAATTAAAAGTTATAATCTCTTTTAGTCCATTAACTCTGCGCAGAACACGGGTTACCACCTAGTATTCCTTTATTTTCAGTGTAAACAATTAAAAAAGTTTCTTAATCCAGTTGTTTTACAAAATCGTGAAATCATCTAGGTTACGATTATAGCTTTGACAAAATATTTTCTTTTTAATCTTTTTTTTGAAACATATCCACTTAGTAGTTAGTACACCAAATTATTTTTCCATATATATACTACTGTCTAACGACACACTGCAGCACATTTGACAACTTTCTCAGCAAAAATGAAAGCAACACAAAAAATCTCATACCTTTTAGAAATCAAACCTTACAAAACCAACTGGTACATTCAAGTGAAAAAGATCCAACCTGGAAGTAATCCAACGCAAATTTTGGTGAAAATCTTGAAATAAATTTTGCTGACAAAAAGGTAAACATGTCAAAATATCGTCAATGATACGATTTGCTTTAATCCTGTAAATTTAATCTCATAAAATATATTATTAAAAAATAATTATATATTAAATATAAATTATATAACTAACCTTTAATTCATGTATTATTTACAAAATATTCTATTAGAAAACTTTGAAATTTTAAAATTCATTAAAAATATTAGTATTTTTTGTCATCAACTTATAAAGACTCATACTGACTCTGTGAACCAAACCGGGAGATCTTGATCCATGTGAACGATGAAAGACGGTTTGCTTCCTGACACTGCGTGCTAGGATATCCGCCTTTGTATTTTGCGTCCTTAGTACATAGATAATCTCTGATTGGAGGAAACTTTCTTTCAGGACCTTAATATCTTCAACATAATATGCAAAAGCTGGTCATTCTTGTGGTTCCGAAACCATCTTCACCAATTGAGAACAATCTGTTACAAACGTAACCTGAAATTGACGTAAGTTTCTCATGCATTCCATTGCCCAAAGTAGTGTTTCCATCTCCGCAGGAAGAGGAGAGAGACTAGCCCGAACATTCATTGCCCCCATCAGCCCATCAAATCCTTCTAAAGTATTGAGCCAACCCTGTCCGGAGAAAATATCATTTTCTTTCCACGAACCATCTGTGAAAGACCATCTTCCTAGAATTGATGGTAGAGTCGTAACCTCTATGTGTGGTACGTTCCTCTGTTCGTTCAATATATGTGCCTCAGCCCAAAGTGTTGATTTTGTTTCTGCCAAATTAAGCGTGTTCCTAGGATCAATGTCCAGATTACTAAAAACTTTATTATTCCTTCATTTCCAAATATACCATAGTATCCATGCAGATTGATGATCATCCATCTGCGGAAAAACTCTCCAGAAGAGATGATCAATGTTTGTGAAGAGAGAGCTTGTTGGGAAAATGTTGGATTTGATGGTATCTTTGAGAAAACCCAAACCTGAAGTGATGGATGACATTAAAAACACATGGTTTATCCATTCTTCGCCGGCTCCGCATCTTGCACAACATATATCCTCATGTATCCCCCGCGGTTGCAGATTCGTCTTGACTGTTATACACCTCGTCACCAATTGCCATAAAATGTTTTATCTTTGGTGGACACCGTATTTTCCAGCAGAACGCCTTCAATACATCAACTGTGGGTCCAAACATTAATGGTGGTTTTTCCCTCTCTGGATAAAGCAGTTCTACCTGATATCCTAATTTAACCGTATGTTTTCCATTGTTTGTGAAATACCATTCATCCCTATCTACCATTGATATACCATGGATTTGACCCACTTTTACCCATGGTTTATAAGTATTTTAACTACTAATTATTATATTATAGTCTATTTAGTATATTTATAGGATCATGAGTGATTTGGAGGAAAGTGATGATTTTGGAGCATTTTGGAGATATTTGGAGTAAGCACCCGAGATGACCATCGGTCGAAATTGAGGAAGAATAATCGATCGATGTTCACATCATATCATCGATCGACAGCGAAGCGCGCAGAAAGCCCGTTTGGTCTCAGCCGACTTAGAGCCCAAGTCTTCACTTATTTACAAGATTACTCCTGATGAGTTTTACCCTAACTATATAAGCTTTGCCAACATGTTAGAGGCAAAGTGTGCTTTCTTGTTTTACTGATTTTACAGACAAGGTTTTCTAGGATTTTTAGTAGATTGGAGAGAAGATCCAAAGAGATTTGTGATTGGAACTCCATTGATATCTATCTATCTATTTATCTATGCAGTTTTTATACCTTATTTCTGTTATGAATTGCTTGGCCATGTCTGAGTAGTTATCTTATTAGATTTTAGATTTTTAAATAGTTATGAGGGATTAGCCCCAACTATAGATTGTTAAGTTGTGATATTCATCTTTAGGATTGTCATTAATGTCTGTTTCTAGATTAACTACCTAGAACTTGCCCTATGAGTTGTAAACATAAGCGATAGCTTGCATCTCACCCTGAATCCATCCTAACTGAGCTAAGATTGCTAGAGTAGGCGAGAGCTGATCTAGAAAGCTTAGTGAACATATTCAATCCGCGCATTAAAGCTTGACCAAGAGCATCGATCGATATTTCAATCGAATAATCGGTCGACGTTTCAACAAGTGTATCGATCGATATTCCTATAGAATAATCGATCAACACTGGTCAATAGACAAACCTAGAAAGCGAAAGCCTAATGGTTGGTTATTAAGTGTTAAGCTCTATAATGTCATGCATACAACTTATTAGGCATCTGTAGGATTATAATCTTGATTACCTGAATAAAAACCCTAAGTCTACCTATTTCCATTTAAGTACCAAAACCTCAATCAATCAATTGAGCAATTACTTGCTCACAAACCTGCAACTTTACATTTAAATCATTAAACAACCTAGTTTAACAAATCTGATTAGATTTATTAGGTTCCCTAGCTCTCTGTGGATTCGATCCCTAAGTACTACAACTGAACCTCTTATTTGAGAGAGTAATTCACTCCTTAGGGTAATTTGAGTGATATCAACCATCTGAGTTCTGCTCACTAGTATGCTTTCTATAATTTTCACATCCTGTGGGTCCACCAAAGCATGGAGTGCCTGCGAATTCCAAGTTTGCGAAGTAGAATCAATGAAAGAATCCACTGTGAGGTCCGAGTAATAATTGTGTTAGTTTTTATTAGTTGGTCTCGGGCGAGTGGTTGGGAGCCATAGATCGTTCCATACAGATCTAGATGATCTTAATCCCACCCTTTTGATTAGTCCTTTGCTTACCAAAGATCTAGCAGATATGATACTCCGCCAGCCATTAGACGGAGAATACAAACGTATCAGTTCCAGGAGTGAGGCATTCCTGTAATACCGACCTTTGAAAACTCAAGAAAATAAAGTGTTTGGCTTCTCTATCAGGCACCATAACTGTTTACCAAGTATTGCTGTATTGAAATCAGTGATGTCTTTGAAACCCAACCTCCTTCACCCTAATTTACAAATATTTTGTCCCATGATTTCTAGTGCATGCCTCATGTGCTTCCCCCTGGACTCCACCAGAATTGTGCTACTGCGATCGTCAGTTTTTTTGCGGTTGCCTTAGGTAAACGATAGCAAGACATCACATGATTTGGTAATGCCGTAACCACTGATTTAATGATCAGTTTCTTTCCTCCTTTTGTGAAAAACTTAAAAGTCCAACCGTTGACCCTATTATTTAGCAGATCCTGCACAAAGCTAAAAACTTGTATCTTGGAGCCCCCAAGATCCTCAGGTAAACCTAGGTGTGATCCTATTTCTCCAAAATTCTGGATGCCCAAAATATCTCGTAACTCCTGTCTGGTAGATTCTTCAATTTTGTGTCCAAATTGAATCAAAGACTTATCAAAATTTATGAGTTGACCTGATACTACCTCATATTCATTTAAGGTTCTGAGAATGGTTTGACACTCTAATTTTTGAGCTTTACAAAAGAAGAGGCTATTATCCGCAAAAAGCCAATGAGATATCGATGAAAATATTAGTAAAAATCAATTTTAATAAAAAATTTATTGTTTATTTACAGTTATAACAAAAAAAAAATTGAAATATATAAAGCAATTTACCAAAAATTTCAAATATTCTTTATAAAATAATGCATTAATTTAGTAAAAAAAGATTCAAAAGTCTTATAATCTTTCAAACTCTAAAATAGTTGTATAATTTTCCAAATATTTCTTGACTAGTATACAATTTTGAATTCCAAACTCATAATGATAATATTCCAAATTTTACAAAAAAATAATATGATATATGCTAAAGTATAATTTTTGAAATGCAACACGAAAAACAGACTATATTGTAAAAATTACAATAGTATAATATTTTGAATCTTAATTTAATAACAAAAATCAGAAAACTTAATACTATAACATCAAAAAGCATCATATATCTATAAAAGTTACTAAAATAGTTTTATAGATGCTACTAATACTATGCATAAAATTTAATATAATAATAGAGCTTAACAACTTAAACAAAATAATGTATTTACTTATAAAATCCTACAATATAATAAAATGATAGATGCTAAAGTATATATATTTTAAATACAATATGAAAACATAAATTATCCTAAACAAATATCATTTCTATAGTATAACAAAATAAATTATTAAAATGTATTGTATGCAAATTGTAGAAATTAAAAAAAAAAGACATATTTTATACGTAATTCTCTATTTGATTATTTCATATTATGAATTTATTGTACCCAACTCAAAAAGATATTAGTATATGATAATAATTAATAACAAAATTTAATATATACAACAAATCATTATATAAATGTCGAATAAAAAACTTAAAACAATAAGATTATATAGTTATACAATATATAACACTAAAATGTAAATCATATATTTAAAACGTTTACAATAATATTAAAATTATAATTTATAAAATGAGAAAATAGCTGCACCGTACGGATTCTAGTTTTTAGATTAAATGTGATATTGATTTTTTTTTTACAACAATTTTGATATTGATAAGGTTTTGATTTTGGATTCAACCGATGAAACGGTACTGGCCTTGGTTTAAAAACAGAAGAGTCAACCGGTTAATCATACATATAAATGACGTCATGAGCCATATCATTACAACCCCTAAGCGCTGCCGTTTAATATTGGACCCTCCTCCCTCCTCCTCTCCCTAGTTGCGCTTCGATTCAGTCGTCTCCACTCTTCTCCGAGGAATCGTCTCACATCTATTGAAGCCATAATTGTTGTTAACAGGTCGATCTCGGTTGTAGTTTTTTTTTTCTTAGAAGAGATGCGGTCCAAGGACAAAATCTCCTACTTTTACGATGGTTCGTATATCCTTCTCTCTCCCCCTCCCTTTTGTCTTTGTTCGTCAACAGTATCACCACACATTCGAAAGGTTGAATCTTTCACGTTGAATTTCAACAATTAGGTCGAAAATTCTCGGACTGGTTTAGTTTTCTTGTAAATTTTTGTTTGATGTAAAGAAAGGGTTTTATGTGGATTTTCTGATTTTTGATTTCTTGGTTCTTGATTGAGCCAACCCAAGAATCCTTAAAAGTACTGAAGAAGAAGACTCTAGTACCTGCGAACTTGTCTTCTTTGGTTGTTTATGGCTAGAAGACTCTAGTACCTGCGAACTTGTCTTCTTTGGTTGTTTATGGCTAGAAGACTCTAGTACCTGCGAACTTGTCTTCTTTGGTTGTTTATGGCTAGAAGACTCTAGTACCTGCGAACTTGTCTTCTTTGGTTGTTTATGGCTAAGTCTCTATTATATATTTAGCTCAAATATGGAACTTTGTAACTTTCTATGAGCTGTAGCTATGTTCCATGTGCATAAGCTGTTTTAAAGATTTGTGATTTGTTTTTATGTGTTGCAGGAGATGTAGGGAGCGTTTATTTTGGTCCGAATCACCCAATGAAACCTCACAGGCTTTGTATGACCCATCATCTTATCCTTGCATATGGCCTCCATAGCAAGATGGAAGTTTATGTCCGTCTCTCTCATCTTTCTTGTCTCTTCATCCTTTACTCCTTTTGCTTAGAATCGCACTGTTCATCTTGTTTATATTCCTTAGCGTCCACACAAGGCATACCCTATCGAGATGGCCCAGTTCCATTCTCCAGACTATGTCGAGTTCCTGCAACGAATCAACCCAGAAAATAAGGATTTGTTTCCCAACGAAATGGCTAGATGTAAGTTTTGCGTCTCCTATTGCAGATTCATATGTTTAGCTGAAATTGGAATCTCACTTTTATTGCAGATAATTTAGGAGAGGATTGTCCTGTCTTTGAGGATATGTTCGAGTTTTGTCAAATTTATGCGGGTGCAACCATAGGTAAAAGTGTCATTGTATGTTTGCTTGTCACTTGAGAGATTTAGAGTTACTGAACAACTACTTTTGTGCTACAGATGCTGCACGCAGATTAAACAACAAACTCTGTGACATTGCGATAAACTGGGCGGGCGGGTTGCACCATGCTAAAAAATGCGATGCATCTGGTTTTTGTTACATCAACGATCTCGTACTAGGAATCCTCGAGCTGTTGAAACACCATCCTCGGGTGCTCTACATTGATATAGACGTTCACCACGGTGATGGAGTTGAAGAGGCTTTTTACTTTACTGACAGGTACGCTCCTAACACGACAACTTTGTTGTTGAAATTTTTTTTTATCATATAAACTGATATCGAGATTTTGTTACGGCAGAGTGATGACTGTTAGTTTTCACAAGTTTGGGGATAAGTTCTTTCCAGGGACCGGCGATGTTAAGGTGCTTTGATTTCTGTGAGGAATGTTTTTCTGATGTGTTTGGATGTATTAGTCATTTGTGATGTATTTTTCTTTGATAAAGGAAATAGGAGAAAGGGAAGGGAAGTTTTACGCCATAAATGTTCCGCTCAGGGATGGGATTGATGACAGTAGTTTCAACCGTCTGTTCAGGGCAGTAAGTTCTTTAAGCCAGAAACAATCGAAGTTCTCGAATGCTTCTTATTTTTTTGTGTGTTTTTATCTTTTTTTTTTTTTTTTGTAGATAATTTCAAAGGTGGTTGAGATATATCAGCCAGGTGCAATAGTACTTCAGTGTGGAGCAGATTCACTAGCAAGGGATCGACTAGGATGCTTTAATCTCTCTATTGATGGTGCTCTTTCTTCTTGTAATCAAAAACCTCTCTTTTGTTTTTTCTATCTCATTGACTCTTTCACTTGGTTCTAAACGACTAGGTTTTGGGTTTCTATATATATGCAGGACATGCTGAATGTGTTAAATTCGTCAAGAAATTCAATATTCCTTTGCTGGTAAATCTATCTATTTACCTTTCTTGGCTTGGCTTATATATAGAGAGAGAATTTAAGTTCCTTTATGATGAAGCTAGAGTTTTTGTTCATTTAGGTGACTGGAGGTGGAGGGTACACAAAGGAGAACGTAGCTCGGTGTTGGACCGTTGAGACTG
The DNA window shown above is from Brassica oleracea var. oleracea cultivar TO1000 chromosome C3, BOL, whole genome shotgun sequence and carries:
- the LOC106328336 gene encoding histone deacetylase 9, giving the protein MRSKDKISYFYDGDVGSVYFGPNHPMKPHRLCMTHHLILAYGLHSKMEVYRPHKAYPIEMAQFHSPDYVEFLQRINPENKDLFPNEMARYNLGEDCPVFEDMFEFCQIYAGATIDAARRLNNKLCDIAINWAGGLHHAKKCDASGFCYINDLVLGILELLKHHPRVLYIDIDVHHGDGVEEAFYFTDRVMTVSFHKFGDKFFPGTGDVKEIGEREGKFYAINVPLRDGIDDSSFNRLFRAIISKVVEIYQPGAIVLQCGADSLARDRLGCFNLSIDGHAECVKFVKKFNIPLLVTGGGGYTKENVARCWTVETGILLDTELPNEIPDNDYIKYFGPDYSLKIPGGHIENLNTKSYISTIKAQILDNLRYIQHAPSVQMQEVPPDFYIPDFDEDERNPDVRVDQRSRDKQIQRDDEYFDGDKDNDAS